GCGGCCGGGCGGCCGAACTTGCTGCTCCACCCCGAGAACTGCTTGCGGACCTGCCAGTTGAGGTTCACGTGCAGGGCGCCGGAGGTGCCGCCCTGCTTGGTGAGCGACACGGAGGGGGCCGCCTTGGTCAGCGTCACCTTGGTGAGGCGGACGGGCTCGGGCGGTGCCGCCGGGGCCGCGGCCGGCGGTGGCGGTGCCACGGGCTGGGCCGGCGGCGGGGGCGTGTGCGCCGGGGGCGCGGCCACCGGAGGCGCGGGAGCCGCGGCCGGGGCCGGAGTCGGGGCCACCTGCTGCGGCTCGTCCACCGTGATGCCGTAGTCCGTGGCCAGTCCTTCGAGTCCGCTGCTGTAGCCCTGGCCGACGGCGCGGAACTTCCAGGCACCCTGGCGGCGGTAGAACTCGCCGAGCACGAAAGCGGTTTCGGTGGTGGCGCCCGGGTTGTCGAAGCGGGCGACCGGGGTTCCCCGGGCGGCGTCCTGGACCTCGATGTACAGGCCCGGGACCTGCCCGAACGTGCCGCCGTCGGCGGAGGCGGCGAGGACGATCGTCTCGATCGCGGGCTCCACGCGGGTGAGGTCGACGAGGAGCGTGTCGGCCACCCGGCCGTCGGCGTTGCGCTTTCCCTCGTGCCGGATGGCGCCGGAGGAGTGCGCGGGCTGGTTGTAGAAGACGAAGTCCGCGTCGGAGCGGACCTTTCCGCTTACCAGCAGCAGTGCGGAGGCGTCGGCGTCGGGCACCGCGGGTCCGGCCCGCCAGCCCAATTCCACCCGCAGCGCCGCGGTAGGCACAGGAGTATTTGAACCTTTCAACATTTGCACGTCCGCCCCCATTGCGTGTCACCGCGCCAGGCACATCCCGGCCGCCCGTCGAGTTCCGTTCGCACAACCTATTCCTCCCGGCGGCGAACTCCCAGGCGCCGCCACCGGAAGAACCCCGGTGACCAACCGGCCAACCCCTGGCAACCCCCCGGAACTCGGCCTTTACACGATCAGGGCCCTGATCGGCGCCCCTTTTTGCCGAGTTCGCTCGCATTGGGGATCCCTGGTCACTGCGGACACGGAAAACAACCCTCTTATCGGTCTCCCCAACCAGCACATCGTGGGCTTAACTTATGTGCCATGACCTCCCCCCGCTCCACCTATGGCGGCGGCTACTACTCCGCCTCCTTCCCGGACACCCCGATCTACGACAAGCTCGTGGCCGAGCGGGGCACCCCGCAGATCGCCCCGATCCGGGTCCCCGCCCAGTACGACACGCCGGGCAGCCACCTGCCCGCGCTCCCGTCGGCGCTGCCGGCCCTCCCGGCAGCCCCGTCCCAGCCCGCCTACGGCTATCCGCAGGCGCAGCATCCCTCCCCGCTCCAGCAGGCGCCCGCCGCGTACATCCCGCAGCAGGCCACCGCACCGCGTGGCTACCCCGGTCCCCAGCCGCAGCAGCCGCGTCCGGCCGCCGCACCCGGCGCGGGCTACGAGGCGATGCGCCCCGCGGCTCCCCGGCCCGCCCAGGCTCCTTATCAGGACCCGTACAACAACCAGCAGTACCGCGGTTACTGAGCCGCCTGCCCGGGGGCTGTCGGTGTCGGCTGGCACGATGGCCCCATGGGGAACGCACGCCTGCACTCGATCCACGTCCATCCGGTCAAGGCGGTCCGGGGCTTCGCGCCCCGGGAGACCGTCGTGGAGCCCTGGGGGCTGACCGGAGACCGGCGCTGGGTGCTGGTCGACGACGGGGGAAAGGTCGTCACGCAGCGCCGGCAGCCGCGCCTCGCACTGGCCGCCGCCGAGCTTCTGCCGGACGGCGGCGTCCGGCTGTCCGCACCCGGCATGGAGCCCCTGACGGTGCCCGTTCCCCGGCCGCTGGGCAGGATGCCGGTGGAGATCTTCCGCGACAAGGTCGACGCGGTCCCGGCCGAGGACGAGGCCGCGCATGCCTGGGGCAGTACCTATCTCGGCATCGGCGTGCGTCTCGCGTACATGGACGACCCGGCCACGCGCCGGCCCGTCGACCCGGAGTACGCGCGTCCCGGCGAGACCGTCTCGTTCGCCGACGGCTATCCGCTGCTGCTCACCACCACGGCCTCCCTCGACGCCCTCAACGCCCTGATCGCGCAGGGTGACCACGCGGACGAGGGCCCGCTGCCCATGAACCGTTTCCGGCCCAGCGTGGTCGTGTCGGGCACCGACGCCTGGGCCGAGGACGACTGGTCGCGCCTCGCCATCGGGGACGTGCCCTTCCGCGTCGCCAAGACCTGCGGACGGTGCGTGGTGATCACCACCGACCAGGGCACGGGCGAGCGCGGCCGCGAACCCCTGCACAGCCTGGGGCGGCACCGGCGGCTCGGCGGCAAGCTGGTCTTCGGGCAGAACCTGGTGCCCCTGTCCCGGGGCACGATCCGGGTCGGTGACCCCGTCAGGATCCTGGAGCAGCCCGGGCCGGAGGCCTGCGCCCCGGGCGGGAACCGCCCCATGCGTCCGGGCGTTGGCCTTGTGTGAGAAGTTCATGAGAGTCGCCGGTGCGAGGTGATTTCCCTCTCTCTTCGCCGGCGCGGCGCGTGGACGGCTCCGCCGGGGGTTATCACGGAGCGGGAAGGGGGTGCAGGCGGTGCGAGCGATCAGCGGACTCTGGCGCTGGCGGCGCAACCCGCTGTGCCGTGCGACCGATCTGGCCGAGGCCTGGGTGGCTCTGGCGGCCCTGGTGCTGATCCTCCTGGCCGCCCCGGCGGCCGGTGCCCTCGTCGGAGGCTCCGCCCAGGAAGCCCTCCAGCGCTCCGTCCGCGAGCAGCACGAAGCGCGGCGCCTGGTGACGGCCACAGTGGTCCGCAAGCTCGACCGCTCCCCGCTGGACGCCGACCCGGAGACCTCCACGGGCCGGGACCTCCGCAACCGCGTCCTCGCCGACTGGACGGCACCGGACGGCAGCGAGCATCAGGGCCCGGTGCTGGCCGGCCTCAAGGACCCCCAGCAGGGCGACGAGTTCCGGATATGGACCGACCGGCACGGCAGGATGGTGGCCCGCCCCCTCGACTCCGCGACGGCGTCGACACACGCGGTCCTCGCCGGCTTCGGCGCGGCCCTGGCGGTCGGCGGTCTCGTCGAGGGCGGCAGACGGCTGATCGTCTGGCGCATGGCCCGCCGCCGGTACGCCCGTTGGGACCAGGCATGGGACAGGGCGGGCCCGGACTGGGGCAGGACGGGCACCGGCAGCTGAAAGCCTTCCGGCTCTGGTCAACCCACCACCGGCGCGCACGCTACGGTG
This region of Streptomyces caelestis genomic DNA includes:
- a CDS encoding TerD family protein encodes the protein MLKGSNTPVPTAALRVELGWRAGPAVPDADASALLLVSGKVRSDADFVFYNQPAHSSGAIRHEGKRNADGRVADTLLVDLTRVEPAIETIVLAASADGGTFGQVPGLYIEVQDAARGTPVARFDNPGATTETAFVLGEFYRRQGAWKFRAVGQGYSSGLEGLATDYGITVDEPQQVAPTPAPAAAPAPPVAAPPAHTPPPPAQPVAPPPPAAAPAAPPEPVRLTKVTLTKAAPSVSLTKQGGTSGALHVNLNWQVRKQFSGWSSKFGRPAAMHSDLDLDLCALYELTDGSKGVVQALGNTFGALHQPPYIHLDGDDRTGAVSTGENLTVNLDHKNAFRRILVFVTIYEGARSFADLNATVTLQPQYGAPIDFSLDECTVPSPVCALALITNTGGDLVVQREARYLVPERGVSPQRTVDYAYGWGMNWTPGRK
- a CDS encoding DUF6643 family protein, yielding MTSPRSTYGGGYYSASFPDTPIYDKLVAERGTPQIAPIRVPAQYDTPGSHLPALPSALPALPAAPSQPAYGYPQAQHPSPLQQAPAAYIPQQATAPRGYPGPQPQQPRPAAAPGAGYEAMRPAAPRPAQAPYQDPYNNQQYRGY
- a CDS encoding MOSC domain-containing protein, producing the protein MGNARLHSIHVHPVKAVRGFAPRETVVEPWGLTGDRRWVLVDDGGKVVTQRRQPRLALAAAELLPDGGVRLSAPGMEPLTVPVPRPLGRMPVEIFRDKVDAVPAEDEAAHAWGSTYLGIGVRLAYMDDPATRRPVDPEYARPGETVSFADGYPLLLTTTASLDALNALIAQGDHADEGPLPMNRFRPSVVVSGTDAWAEDDWSRLAIGDVPFRVAKTCGRCVVITTDQGTGERGREPLHSLGRHRRLGGKLVFGQNLVPLSRGTIRVGDPVRILEQPGPEACAPGGNRPMRPGVGLV
- a CDS encoding Rv1733c family protein, which encodes MRAISGLWRWRRNPLCRATDLAEAWVALAALVLILLAAPAAGALVGGSAQEALQRSVREQHEARRLVTATVVRKLDRSPLDADPETSTGRDLRNRVLADWTAPDGSEHQGPVLAGLKDPQQGDEFRIWTDRHGRMVARPLDSATASTHAVLAGFGAALAVGGLVEGGRRLIVWRMARRRYARWDQAWDRAGPDWGRTGTGS